From one Planctomycetia bacterium genomic stretch:
- a CDS encoding HTH domain-containing protein — translation MTAKKVATKTTKKPKAVPKKPRASKAKPDDKKLSALDAAAKVLGATNEAMTTKELVAAMAAKNYWTSPGGKTPERTLYSALVRDITAHGKESRFKKGERGKFLANA, via the coding sequence ATGACCGCGAAGAAAGTTGCCACGAAGACGACCAAGAAGCCCAAGGCCGTGCCGAAAAAACCTCGTGCGTCGAAGGCCAAGCCCGACGACAAGAAGCTGAGCGCCCTCGACGCGGCGGCCAAGGTGCTCGGTGCAACCAATGAAGCGATGACCACGAAAGAACTCGTCGCCGCTATGGCCGCGAAGAACTACTGGACGAGTCCCGGCGGCAAGACGCCCGAGCGGACGCTGTACTCGGCGCTGGTGCGGGACATCACGGCCCATGGTAAGGAGTCGCGATTCAAGAAGGGCGAGCGCGGCAAGTTCCTGGCGAACGCGTAA
- a CDS encoding DUF417 family protein, giving the protein MNLFSNHWCALGFAVAAFGICQLLPAFTLAGDSMVGWQATFLSFVGTYEIPSQAGSDSPARGQLAACMCGAAANTLFVVGIGAMAFRRHSAVAWIGRITVVMAVASVVFLLTGSETFMPNIGCFVWLMAMATPVLTARYSFRATENAVAA; this is encoded by the coding sequence ATGAACCTGTTTTCCAACCACTGGTGCGCGCTTGGCTTCGCCGTCGCGGCCTTCGGCATCTGCCAGTTGTTGCCGGCTTTCACTTTGGCCGGGGACTCGATGGTCGGTTGGCAAGCCACTTTCTTGTCGTTCGTCGGGACGTATGAGATTCCGTCGCAAGCGGGGAGCGATTCGCCTGCGCGTGGGCAACTGGCCGCGTGCATGTGCGGGGCAGCTGCGAACACGCTGTTTGTGGTTGGCATCGGCGCAATGGCGTTTCGACGGCACTCTGCCGTTGCGTGGATCGGCCGGATCACGGTTGTAATGGCGGTGGCTTCCGTGGTGTTCTTGCTGACCGGAAGCGAGACATTCATGCCGAACATTGGCTGTTTCGTTTGGCTCATGGCGATGGCGACTCCAGTCTTGACCGCACGATATTCATTTCGGGCCACTGAAAACGCGGTGGCTGCATAG
- a CDS encoding helix-turn-helix domain-containing protein: MPTKPNKKVERARRRQQVAELYVQGWNQYAIAAHLHICQTTVCFDLKALRKEWRESSIRDFDTLRELELKKLEHVEREAWAAWERSQKPLQSAVLNGDGSAARARKTVKNQHGDPRFLEQVQKCVAQRRALLGLDAPTLVAPVTPSGDPIKLAPDTVVVIQQLRAELLGDASYLQFLRGQVVENEPGSELPTIWPSEPRHALRKLTEGVSSCVEVESYKS; encoded by the coding sequence ATGCCCACCAAGCCCAACAAGAAGGTCGAGCGTGCCCGCCGGCGGCAGCAGGTGGCGGAACTCTATGTCCAAGGCTGGAATCAATACGCCATCGCCGCGCATCTCCACATCTGCCAGACGACGGTCTGCTTCGACTTGAAGGCGCTCCGCAAGGAATGGCGGGAATCGTCGATCCGTGACTTCGATACCCTGCGGGAACTGGAACTGAAGAAGCTGGAACACGTCGAACGAGAAGCCTGGGCCGCCTGGGAACGCTCGCAGAAGCCGCTGCAATCAGCTGTCTTGAATGGCGACGGCAGCGCTGCCCGCGCCCGCAAGACCGTGAAGAACCAGCACGGCGATCCCCGCTTCCTGGAGCAAGTACAGAAGTGCGTCGCTCAGCGCCGGGCGCTCTTGGGACTCGATGCGCCGACCTTGGTGGCCCCGGTTACCCCATCCGGCGATCCAATCAAGCTCGCACCGGACACAGTCGTCGTCATCCAGCAATTGAGGGCCGAACTCTTGGGCGATGCCAGCTATCTGCAGTTTTTGCGAGGGCAAGTCGTGGAGAATGAACCGGGCAGCGAGTTGCCGACAATTTGGCCCAGCGAGCCGCGGCACGCGTTGCGGAAATTGACTGAGGGCGTTTCCAGTTGCGTCGAGGTCGAGTCATACAAGTCATGA
- a CDS encoding phage terminase small subunit P27 family — MVRGRKPKPTHLKMLAGNPGKRPLNKHEPVVDKAFPPCPERLQGKAREAWERFSQELSRCGVGTNLDAVALELLCECYAAHQEAAEQVAKLGPVWIEKQAPGKLPKFSYSPFWVIQKNEHKKLVALLTEFGMTPSSRSRVVADNPYPDSNPKAKYFKW; from the coding sequence ATGGTTCGAGGCAGAAAACCCAAGCCGACACATCTGAAGATGCTGGCCGGCAATCCCGGCAAGCGGCCGCTGAATAAGCATGAGCCGGTCGTGGACAAAGCTTTCCCGCCTTGCCCGGAACGACTGCAGGGCAAAGCCCGCGAGGCCTGGGAGCGGTTCAGCCAGGAATTATCCCGCTGCGGTGTCGGCACCAATCTCGACGCCGTGGCGTTGGAGCTCTTGTGTGAGTGCTACGCCGCCCATCAGGAAGCTGCCGAGCAGGTGGCCAAACTTGGTCCGGTCTGGATCGAAAAGCAAGCGCCCGGCAAACTACCCAAGTTCAGCTATTCGCCGTTCTGGGTGATCCAGAAAAACGAGCACAAGAAACTGGTGGCTCTGCTCACTGAATTCGGGATGACCCCTTCGAGCCGGTCACGCGTGGTGGCGGACAATCCCTATCCAGACTCGAATCCCAAGGCCAAGTACTTCAAGTGGTGA
- a CDS encoding phage terminase small subunit P27 family: MNNDQRELPPCPERLQGAAREAWERFSQELADCGVGTQLDSAALELLCESYAAHVEAAAQVSKLGAVWVERQEPGKLPKFTYSPYWVIQKNEHKKLVTLLTEFGMTPSSRSRVQAAPKSDALDEFLRSYPA, encoded by the coding sequence ATGAACAACGACCAACGAGAGTTGCCGCCTTGCCCAGAACGCCTTCAAGGCGCTGCTCGGGAAGCCTGGGAACGATTTTCCCAGGAGCTAGCCGACTGTGGCGTGGGGACGCAACTCGATTCCGCGGCGCTCGAACTCCTGTGCGAGAGCTATGCGGCGCATGTCGAGGCCGCGGCGCAGGTCTCGAAGCTGGGTGCCGTGTGGGTCGAGCGCCAGGAGCCTGGCAAGTTACCCAAGTTCACGTACTCACCGTATTGGGTGATCCAGAAGAACGAGCATAAGAAGCTGGTCACACTGTTGACGGAGTTTGGGATGACGCCTTCCAGCCGATCGCGAGTGCAGGCAGCACCCAAATCGGACGCCTTGGATGAATTCCTGCGGAGCTACCCGGCGTAA